In Rattus rattus isolate New Zealand chromosome 3, Rrattus_CSIRO_v1, whole genome shotgun sequence, one genomic interval encodes:
- the Chmp4c gene encoding charged multivesicular body protein 4c has product MSKLGKFFKGSRSSRARAAPSAQEALARLRETEEMLAKKQEYLENRIQRELALAKKHGSQNKRAALQALKRKKRFEKQLTQIDGTLSTIEFQREALENSHTNTEVLRNMGFAAKAMKAVHENMDLNKIDDLMQDITEQQDIAQEISEAFSQRVQFADGFDEDELLAELEELEQEELNKKMTSMKLPNVPSSSFPAQPSRKAGVPPSVHRSRAASSRRAEEDDDFKQLAAWAT; this is encoded by the exons ATGAGCAAGTTGGGCAAGTTCTTCAAAGGGTCTCGCTCCTCTCGGGCCCGCGCGgctcccagcgctcaggaggcccTGGCTCGACTCCGGGAGACCGAGGAGATGCTGGCCAAGAAGCAGGAGTACCTGGAGAACCGAATCCAAAGGGAGCTTGCCCTAGCCAAGAAGCACGGCTCCCAGAACAAGCGAG CTGCCTTGCAGgcactgaaaagaaagaagagatttgAGAAGCAGCTCACACAGATTGACGGCACCCTTTCCACCATTGAGTTCCAGCGGGAGGCGCTAGAGAACTCACACACCAACACTGAGGTCTTACGGAACATGGGCTTCGCAGCCAAGGCCATGAAAGCTGTTCATGAAAACAT GGATCTCAACAAAATCGATGACTTGATGCAAGACATCACAGAGCAGCAGGACATCGCCCAGGAAATCTCAGAAGCGTTTTCTCAAAGAGTTCAGTTTGCCGATGGCTTCGATGAG GATGAGCTTCTGGCGGAGCTCGAGGAACTGGAGCAGGAAGAATTAAATAAGAAGATGACAAGCATGAAGCTCCCAAATGTGCCTTCCTCGTCCttcccagcacagcccagcaggAAGGCCGGCGTGCCTCCCTCTGTGCACCGCTCTCGAGCAG CATCTTCCAGGAGGGCGGAGGAAGATGATGACTTCAAGCAGCTGGCAGCCTGGGCCACTTAA